The window AACCTCACATTGCTTCCAATCAGCATCAAAGTTATCCACAATGGCGGAGTTCTCAATGACAGTGGTAAAACTCGTATTATCTTCGCCGATTACCAGGCCGACCTGTCGGCTCCGGTCAGGGATAGCCAAATATGAATTTTGACGGAAACAATTACCCCCTTGGGGGCGTTGCAAGCGTTGATAGAGAAATCAATGTTCATAGAATTTAGTCAGTGATTAATTGAGAAAGGAAAAAGATATGCAAGAAAGAACTGGGCAATTCACCTTCGGCGGCAAACCGTTTACCATGGTAGGGCCCGAACTCAAAATTGGCGATAAGGCTCCCGAGTTTGAACTGGCCGACAACGGTATGAAATCGTTCAAGCTCTCTTCTCTGGCCGGAAAGACCGTCATTCTCTCCGTAGTCACCTCGCTGGATACTTCCACCTGCGATATCGAAACGCGCCGTTTCAATCAGGAAGCGGAGAAACTTGGTGACGATGTTATGATTCTGACCATCAGTATGGACCTGCCCTTTGCGCAGAAGAGATGGTGCGGCACCGCCGGCGTTACCCGGGTGAAGACTCTTTCCGATTATAAAGAAGCCACTTTCGGGAAAACATATGGTGTTCTGATAAAAGAGTTGTACCTCCTTGCCCGGACCATTTTTGTCGTGGACAGCAAGGGTGTCATAAGATATATTCAACGCGTGAAAGAGGGCAGTCACGAACCGGATTACAAGGCGGTGCTCGACGCCATGGCGGCATTGGTTAAGTAATTATCTACAAAGAACGAGTTTTGAACTTAAATAAGTGTAATCAGAAAGGATAAGACCATGATTAGCGACAAGATGCAAAAGGCGCTCAACGACCAGTTGCGCGAAGAGTATTTTTCGTCCTATCTCTATCTCTCTATGGCGGCTTACTTCCATTCACGGAATCTTGACGGTTTCGCCAACTGGATGATGAAACAGTCAGATGAGGAAAAAGGGCATGCCATGAAGTTCTACGAGTATATCAATGAGCAGCAGGGGAAAGTGGTTCTCGGCGCCCTGGAGAAACCGCAGACTGACTGGGCGTCGCCTCTGGCAGCTTTTCAAGATGCTTACAAGCACGAGCAGAAAATCACCGGGCTGATTCACAATCTGACCGATATGGCGATGGCGGAAAAGGACCACGCCACCCATATCTTCCTGCACTGGTTTGTGGAGGAGCAGGTTGAGGAAGAGTCTAATGTGTCCAAAGTTGTGGAGATGCTGAAAATGGTCAATGACCATCCCCAGGGACTTCTCATGCTCGACCGCGCCCTGGGCGAGAGAAAATGAATCGGTGTTGACAGCCTGAAAAGGGGATTGAATTCTACTGAGCGGGAGACTATATTCCCGCTCTCCTTATTTAAGGTCGGAAAACGGGCGAAAGGCGGAGAATATGAGCATAGAAAGAATTGATGAGTTCCGCGCGGAGCGGGAACGGCTGAACGAAACC is drawn from Candidatus Zixiibacteriota bacterium and contains these coding sequences:
- the tpx gene encoding thiol peroxidase; translation: MQERTGQFTFGGKPFTMVGPELKIGDKAPEFELADNGMKSFKLSSLAGKTVILSVVTSLDTSTCDIETRRFNQEAEKLGDDVMILTISMDLPFAQKRWCGTAGVTRVKTLSDYKEATFGKTYGVLIKELYLLARTIFVVDSKGVIRYIQRVKEGSHEPDYKAVLDAMAALVK
- a CDS encoding ferritin, with amino-acid sequence MISDKMQKALNDQLREEYFSSYLYLSMAAYFHSRNLDGFANWMMKQSDEEKGHAMKFYEYINEQQGKVVLGALEKPQTDWASPLAAFQDAYKHEQKITGLIHNLTDMAMAEKDHATHIFLHWFVEEQVEEESNVSKVVEMLKMVNDHPQGLLMLDRALGERK